In a genomic window of Staphylococcus taiwanensis:
- a CDS encoding acyltransferase — MIRRLMKTKVFRIANWPLKLFYKEKYLTGYYFDKKVMGWLWAWKAIPFKLIGINTRLPFPADPTVRIHKASNLIFDKDDIHIFQSPGTYFNNFSAQIILGKGVYIAPNVGIITANHDVNNLKKHVDGKNVVIGTNSWIGMNSVILPGVKLGEKTVVGAGSVVTKSFEEGNIVIAGNPARVIKKLG, encoded by the coding sequence ATGATAAGACGTCTGATGAAAACAAAAGTATTTAGAATTGCAAATTGGCCATTAAAACTTTTTTATAAAGAAAAATATTTAACAGGATATTATTTTGATAAAAAAGTAATGGGATGGCTATGGGCTTGGAAAGCAATCCCTTTTAAATTAATTGGAATTAACACTAGATTACCATTTCCAGCAGATCCTACAGTAAGGATTCATAAAGCTAGTAATTTAATATTTGATAAAGATGATATTCATATCTTTCAATCACCTGGAACTTATTTCAATAATTTTTCAGCACAAATTATTTTAGGGAAAGGTGTTTACATTGCGCCTAATGTTGGGATTATAACTGCTAATCATGACGTAAACAACTTAAAAAAACACGTGGACGGAAAAAATGTTGTTATTGGAACGAATAGCTGGATTGGAATGAATTCAGTTATATTACCAGGCGTTAAATTAGGAGAAAAAACAGTTGTAGGCGCGGGGTCAGTTGTTACTAAAAGTTTTGAAGAAGGAAACATTGTTATAGCTGGTAATCCTGCAAGAGTTATAAAAAAGTTGGGGTAA